In Mycobacterium sp. Aquia_213, the sequence CGAACAGTAGCCGTTCCGGCAACGCCTGCTCGGTGAGGAAGTGACCGACCGACCCGGTTGCCAACGGACCTTGCTGCCATGCCAAACCCATAGCCATGCCCCTTTCTGATCGAAAACGATTGACGGGCCGTGCTTTTCCGCACGAGGCTAGTCCATGACCACGACGATCTTTCCGCCCGCTTCTCCGGATTCCGCCACGCGATGAGCCTCGCGAATGTCGTCGAATGAGAAGACGCGTGCGGGCTTCGCGTCGAGTTTGCCCTCGGCGATCTGCCGTGCGATGTCACCCAGCGGTATGTCGGACACCTCGAACCCCGGGTTTCCGAAGACGGGACTGGCGAAGAAGCTGAAGCTCACGCCGCTGGCCATGCGTGCCAACGGGTTGAAATCGCCGATAGGGTCCAGCCCACCTAGCCATCCCGCGAGACAGGCGGTGCCACCGACGCGCAGCATGTCCAGCGAATCGAGGATCGTGCTGTTGCCGACCAGGTCGAGCACCGCGTCGATCTGCTTGGCCTCGGCGATGTGGGCCGCCAGATCGGGCCGTTCCACCTCGACGCGGACCGCGCCGAGTTGCTGCAGCAGGGGAAATCGCTTCTCGCTGCGCGCGGTGGCAATGATGTTCGCCCCGGTGATGACGGCCATCTTCAGGGCGGCCTGGCCCAACGCCGATGTCGCACCGCGAATCACCAGTGTCTGTCCCGCTGTCAATTTGAGATTGCGAAACAGGCACGTCCACGACGTCGCATAGGTTTCCGGCAGCGCCGCCAATTGCGACCAGGGCAGCTCGGATTCGATGAGGGTGACATTCGCCGCGCGCACCCGCGTGTATTCCGCATAGCTGCCGTTGATCGTTC encodes:
- a CDS encoding zinc-binding dehydrogenase, coding for MSTTSNAAVLPTAPAVVREQPGGDTMRAIILTGFGGLDRLVHTEIPKPLPKAGEVVIEVKGFGINHAEIHMRRGEWAEAAEVSGIECVGIVDSCPGGEFPVGAKVAALMGGLGRTINGSYAEYTRVRAANVTLIESELPWSQLAALPETYATSWTCLFRNLKLTAGQTLVIRGATSALGQAALKMAVITGANIIATARSEKRFPLLQQLGAVRVEVERPDLAAHIAEAKQIDAVLDLVGNSTILDSLDMLRVGGTACLAGWLGGLDPIGDFNPLARMASGVSFSFFASPVFGNPGFEVSDIPLGDIARQIAEGKLDAKPARVFSFDDIREAHRVAESGEAGGKIVVVMD